ATTGGTGTAGTGGTAACACGGCAGGTTGTGGACCTGTTGTCATGGGTTCGAATCCCATATGCCTCCCATTCCCTTTTTCCCCTTTCTTTCCTCTTTTCACCCATTTCATCCCATTATTGGACTTATTAGTCCTATTCGACTTACTTATGGAACTCACTATCCGCAAAGCCACACTCGACGACCTCGCCGAAATTTCCAAACTAAATTTGGAACTTTTTAATGTTCAACATAAATTTGACCCGACCGCCAACTTAAACTGGACCATGAGCCCAGACGGCCAAGAATATTTTAAAACAAGAATATCCGCAGAAGATAGCTTTACAGAAGTAGCCGAAGACAAATCTGGCCAACTTGTAGGCTATATTTTTGGAGCAATTTTTAAACGCCAACCGTGGAGGGTGGAAGGAAAATATGCGGAACTGGAAAGTATTTATATAAAACCAGAACACCAAGTCGCTGGACTAGGCGCAAAATTAACGTCTGATTTTATAAACTGGTGCCGCCAAAATAAAGTTAACTATATTTCTGTTATACCAACATCAAAAAATGAAAAAGCTATTAAATTTTACAGAAAACTAGGCTTTTCCGATTACGATCTAGTAATGCAATTAAAATTGGATTAAAAAACTCCCGACTTTTCGTCGGGAGTTTTACTACTCACTCATTTTTATTGACTTAACCTATCCACACATTTGGCGAAACCTCGTCTGATTTTGATATCAACAAAACCAACCATAGAAACTACGCAAAGTAACGGGAAGGTATCCATCTTAAGTTCCAATACTCTAATCAAGTACTGAATATTTTTATATCTCAAATTCCTATTTTTAGAACCCTTTCTAATACCCTTCAAAATTGCAAATTTAATGGCTTCGACTAAATTGATTAAAGAGTTTTCGTTTATTCTCCTAAAGAAGCTCACTATTTCAACCAAAGTACCAAATCCACTCTTTTGAGAAAAGCCTAACAAAGAATCAGCTCTTATAGACTCCATCGCCAAGTCATCTATCAAGACTATCCATTCCTTTTTGTCTAGGGATTCTAGAAAAGAAATGAAACTTTCAGAAGAATGAACATGGCTAGAATCTTTCGGCAACTTCCTTTGATAAAGAGGCTTATTCATTTCAAAATTCTCCTTTTTTAGATTGGAACATTATTTAAAGGATCTTGTGAGACTATATAATATTATAAAAAATAAGTAAATAGTAAAATTTGCCCACAAAATCTATGTCATTTATAGTGTATCAATGCCTCCTTCCGAATATATCAAAAACAAAAAAGTGCTGATTATGGGTTTAGGTCTTTTGGGTGGTGGAATTGCCACAACTAAGTGGCTAGTTAAACATGGCGCCAAAGTTACGGTAACCGATTTAAAATCGCGCGCTGATTTAGCTGGTTCCATTAAAGCGCTTGGTCCAGCGATAAAAAAAGTAAAACTGGTTTTAGGCAAACACAACGAATCCGATTTTAAAAATAACCAAATTATAGTTGTTAATCCCGCAGTGCCTAAAGAAAGCCCCTTTTTAAAAATCGCGCGCGAAGCGGGTGTCACTTTAGA
Above is a genomic segment from bacterium containing:
- a CDS encoding GNAT family N-acetyltransferase, with product MELTIRKATLDDLAEISKLNLELFNVQHKFDPTANLNWTMSPDGQEYFKTRISAEDSFTEVAEDKSGQLVGYIFGAIFKRQPWRVEGKYAELESIYIKPEHQVAGLGAKLTSDFINWCRQNKVNYISVIPTSKNEKAIKFYRKLGFSDYDLVMQLKLD